The Gemmatimonadota bacterium genome has a segment encoding these proteins:
- a CDS encoding DUF3368 domain-containing protein: protein MAVVDEIDRGRVFISELPDLRVLNWVEIEMVVGNIPDASISQLGPGETEALALAKSFPDVCVL, encoded by the coding sequence ATGGCTGTTGTTGATGAGATCGACAGAGGCAGAGTGTTCATCTCTGAATTACCTGATCTGCGAGTACTGAATTGGGTGGAAATCGAGATGGTCGTAGGCAATATACCAGATGCTTCAATTAGTCAATTGGGACCAGGAGAAACCGAAGCACTGGCATTGGCAAAATCGTTTCCAGATGTCTGTGTCCTA